The proteins below are encoded in one region of Ferruginibacter lapsinanis:
- a CDS encoding TerC/Alx family metal homeostasis membrane protein gives MKIEMIYLVFGAVVILALIFDLGLLSKKNTVISLTNALTQTFFWVALSFLFFAFIWHENGKTDAVQYISAYLLEWSLSIDNIFVFIIIFSFFKVKENSYSRVLLLGILMAIVFRIVFIALGSELVARFGWIMYIFGAFLVYTGIKMFGSSEEAEFNPEENWAYRFMRKFMRTTDEEPDGRFIIMKNKKAYFTKLAMVVIMLGLIDIVFALDSIPAVFSIIPDPSKKLLIYSSNIFAVLGLRSLFFLLRGAASKFDYLQQGIAIVLVFIGVKMLVAEWVHLPEWVSLLVILFCIAGAIVYSIYHKRKGEPKEITE, from the coding sequence ATGAAAATAGAAATGATATATCTGGTTTTTGGTGCGGTTGTTATTCTGGCACTGATCTTTGACCTGGGACTCCTGAGCAAAAAAAACACTGTCATCAGTTTAACAAATGCATTGACACAAACATTTTTTTGGGTAGCGTTGTCTTTTTTGTTTTTTGCTTTTATCTGGCACGAAAACGGCAAAACAGATGCAGTTCAATATATCTCGGCTTATTTGTTAGAGTGGTCTCTTTCAATTGATAATATTTTTGTCTTCATTATTATTTTCTCTTTTTTTAAAGTAAAAGAAAACAGTTATTCAAGGGTGTTATTACTGGGGATTTTAATGGCAATTGTTTTTAGGATAGTTTTTATCGCTTTAGGAAGTGAGTTAGTTGCAAGGTTTGGTTGGATCATGTACATCTTCGGTGCGTTCCTGGTATATACCGGTATTAAAATGTTCGGCAGCAGTGAAGAAGCGGAGTTTAATCCCGAAGAAAATTGGGCGTACAGATTTATGCGGAAATTTATGCGTACTACAGATGAAGAACCCGATGGTCGGTTTATAATCATGAAGAACAAAAAAGCATATTTCACCAAGCTTGCAATGGTGGTGATCATGTTGGGTTTGATTGACATAGTTTTTGCGTTAGATTCAATACCGGCTGTTTTTTCTATTATACCCGATCCGTCCAAAAAATTACTGATCTATTCATCCAATATTTTTGCAGTATTAGGGTTACGCAGTTTGTTTTTTTTATTGCGTGGGGCAGCAAGCAAATTCGATTATTTACAGCAAGGGATTGCGATCGTATTGGTTTTTATAGGAGTAAAAATGTTGGTAGCAGAGTGGGTGCATTTGCCCGAATGGGTATCTCTGCTGGTGATACTTTTTTGTATCGCCGGAGCTATTGTATATTCGATCTATCACAAACGAAAAGGTGAGCCAAAAGAAATAACTGAATAA
- the gldG gene encoding gliding motility-associated ABC transporter substrate-binding protein GldG, whose translation MKKIVDKIVNGKFWLPLVVLVLIGINWLAASFHTRIDFTNEKRFTLSKSTKSLLTGLDSTVDITVLLSGDIKSEFKKLSNSTKELLDNFKNYGGNHIQYRFEIPGEGLNDSLKAYVFDSLVAMGLRPTNQQVQVKEGEGKSQRQIFPAAIIRYGDKSVPIDLLQGQVQKNVFNSDDVLDKESLNSAEALLEFKFANAIQKLTQKETPIVAYAYGNGEPPYGFLPVNDVFNTLGSNFIVDTVNVKIQPFIPQEYNTVVIVKPTEKFTEDDKFKLDQYVMNGGRLLFLVDVLYAERDSLQSGELTAYARDLNLNDLLFRFGVRINPDLIADKHCDVIPVEVGSVGGQSQKQLLPWPYSPLLLPGSDHPIVKNQADVLANFANSIDLVEAEGINKTVLLSSSSNSTTFATPAIVQLNSLQTVEDVKSYNKKNIPVAVLLEGKFTSMFANRVTQSQLDTLKSYNIPFLRESIAPGKVIVVSDADIVMNQVSETIGPLPMGTNKYTKVGYANKDFFLNCTEYLANKKNILDARAKDYTLRLLDVKKTEEERTLWQVICIVLPVLLVALFGFVYQWWRKRKYTR comes from the coding sequence ATGAAGAAGATAGTTGACAAAATAGTTAATGGAAAATTCTGGTTACCCCTGGTGGTGCTGGTGTTGATCGGTATCAACTGGTTGGCGGCCTCTTTTCATACCCGAATAGATTTTACTAATGAAAAAAGATTTACGCTTTCTAAGTCAACTAAATCTTTATTAACCGGATTAGATAGCACAGTTGATATTACTGTATTACTTTCGGGGGATATCAAATCTGAATTCAAAAAATTATCCAATAGCACAAAAGAGTTGTTAGACAATTTTAAAAACTATGGCGGTAATCATATTCAATACAGATTTGAAATTCCTGGGGAAGGATTGAATGATTCTTTGAAAGCGTATGTGTTTGATTCTTTAGTGGCAATGGGTTTGCGACCAACCAACCAGCAGGTGCAGGTAAAAGAAGGAGAAGGGAAAAGTCAACGGCAAATTTTTCCTGCAGCAATAATAAGATATGGAGATAAGTCAGTTCCGATAGATCTGTTACAAGGCCAGGTACAGAAAAATGTGTTCAATTCAGATGATGTTTTAGATAAAGAATCGTTGAATAGCGCAGAAGCACTACTGGAATTTAAGTTTGCCAATGCAATACAGAAATTAACGCAGAAAGAGACGCCTATTGTAGCCTATGCTTATGGTAATGGAGAACCGCCTTATGGGTTTCTACCTGTGAATGATGTATTCAACACGTTGGGAAGTAATTTTATAGTTGATACTGTAAATGTAAAAATACAACCATTTATTCCTCAGGAATACAATACAGTGGTGATTGTTAAGCCTACCGAAAAATTTACTGAAGATGATAAATTTAAATTGGATCAATATGTAATGAATGGTGGCCGATTGCTTTTTTTGGTGGATGTATTATATGCTGAAAGAGATAGTTTGCAAAGCGGCGAATTGACTGCATATGCAAGAGACCTTAATTTAAATGATCTGTTATTCAGATTTGGTGTGAGAATTAATCCTGATCTTATTGCAGATAAACATTGTGATGTGATACCAGTAGAAGTTGGTAGTGTAGGAGGGCAAAGTCAGAAGCAATTATTGCCATGGCCTTATTCTCCTTTATTATTACCGGGGTCAGATCATCCGATCGTAAAAAACCAGGCAGATGTATTGGCAAATTTTGCTAATTCGATTGATCTGGTAGAAGCAGAAGGGATCAATAAAACAGTTTTACTGTCATCCTCTTCTAACTCTACCACTTTTGCTACTCCCGCAATCGTACAGCTAAATAGTTTACAAACTGTAGAAGATGTAAAAAGCTACAATAAAAAGAATATTCCTGTAGCAGTTTTGTTGGAAGGAAAGTTCACTTCTATGTTTGCTAACAGAGTTACACAATCACAACTCGATACATTGAAGAGTTATAATATTCCTTTTTTAAGAGAGAGCATTGCCCCCGGAAAAGTAATTGTAGTGAGTGATGCAGACATCGTAATGAATCAGGTTTCTGAAACAATTGGGCCATTACCGATGGGTACCAATAAGTATACGAAGGTTGGGTATGCCAACAAAGATTTCTTTTTAAACTGTACAGAATATCTGGCCAATAAAAAAAATATCTTAGACGCCAGGGCTAAAGACTATACATTGCGATTGTTAGATGTAAAGAAAACAGAAGAAGAACGCACTTTGTGGCAAGTGATTTGTATTGTTTTACCGGTATTGCTGGTAGCGTTGTTCGGATTTGTTTACCAGTGGTGGCGTAAAAGGAAATACACCCGTTAA
- the gldF gene encoding gliding motility-associated ABC transporter permease subunit GldF — MWSICKKELHQFFGNLTGYIAIILFLVVNGIFLFVLKDSNLFDFGYATLDRFFELAPWVLIFLVPAITMRSLADELKSGTFETLVTKPLSQWQIVLGKYLSILLVLIFIIIPTFIYIFTIKQLSATGTIDSGGITGSYIGLFLLSAVFAAIGLCCSGFSNNAVVAFLISVFACLLLYFGFNAVSKLPFFQGKADYYIEMLGIDFHYRSTSRGLLDSRDVIYFLSLIFLFLLIIVKKLGKR; from the coding sequence ATGTGGAGCATTTGTAAAAAGGAATTACACCAGTTTTTCGGAAATCTTACAGGTTATATTGCTATTATCCTCTTTTTGGTGGTAAATGGCATTTTCTTGTTTGTATTGAAGGATAGTAATCTGTTCGATTTTGGCTATGCCACTTTAGACAGGTTTTTTGAATTGGCACCATGGGTGTTGATCTTTTTAGTGCCGGCTATTACCATGCGGTCTCTGGCAGATGAATTAAAGTCAGGTACGTTTGAAACGTTGGTAACCAAACCGCTTTCTCAATGGCAGATCGTTTTGGGTAAATACCTGTCAATCTTATTAGTGCTTATTTTTATAATTATCCCAACTTTCATTTACATTTTTACTATAAAACAATTAAGTGCTACCGGAACAATCGACAGTGGCGGTATTACGGGCAGTTATATTGGCTTGTTTTTATTGTCTGCAGTTTTTGCAGCCATTGGTTTATGTTGCAGCGGATTTAGTAATAATGCTGTAGTGGCTTTTTTGATAAGTGTGTTTGCCTGTTTGCTGCTCTACTTCGGATTTAATGCAGTGAGTAAATTACCTTTTTTTCAGGGTAAGGCTGATTATTATATTGAAATGCTGGGTATCGATTTTCATTACAGAAGTACCAGCCGGGGATTACTGGATAGCCGTGATGTGATTTATTTTTTGAGTCTTATTTTTTTATTCCTTTTGATCATTGTAAAAAAGTTGGGTAAGCGTTAA